One stretch of Armigeres subalbatus isolate Guangzhou_Male chromosome 2, GZ_Asu_2, whole genome shotgun sequence DNA includes these proteins:
- the LOC134209650 gene encoding 2-oxoglutarate dehydrogenase complex component E1-like isoform X5: MHRARTALQLIAHPAGQQSFGSWLIRNPSSKLTSELVAASSVKLYNSAAAEPFLNGSSSNYIDDMYNAWLRDPASVHASWDAYFRNNSYEAPPSLAPVPRNHVPASQYLGSAVPALAGGTSAVGTRIDDKLIDDHLAVQAIIRSYQIRGHNISKLDPLGISNVDLDDKIPTELLYSSYRFEEADMDRVFKLPSTTFIGGKEKFLPLREILSRLERAYCNKIGVEFMFINSLEQCNWIRERVETPNIMTYTNEEKRLLLARLTRATGFEAFLAKKFSSEKRFGLEGCEIMIPAMKEVIDVSTRLGVESIIMGMPHRGRLNVLANVCRKPLNQIFTQFAGLEAADDGSGDVKYHLGTYIERLNRVTNKNIRLAVVANPSHLEAVDPVVQGKTRAEQFYRGDGEGKKVMSILLHGDAAFSGQGVVYETMHLSDLPDYTTHGTIHIVVNNQIGFTTDPRHSRSSPYCTDVARVVNAPIFHVNSDDPEAVMHVCRVAAEWRATFHKDVIIDLVSYRRNGHNEIDEPMFTQPLMYKKIRGIKPVLDIYANQLIAEGVVSSEEVKSVKEKYEKICDEAMEQAKVETHIKYKDWLDSPWSGFFEGKDPLKVAPTGVIDETLVHIGNRFSAPPPNAAEFAIHKGLMRVIAARKEMVDNKTVDWALGEAMAFGSLLKEGIHVRLSGQDVERGTFSHRHHVLHHQTVDKATYRPLCHLYPDQAPYTVCNSSLSEFGVLGFELGYSMTNPNALVIWEAQFGDFNNTAQCIIDQFISSGQSKWVRQSGLVMLLPHGMEGMGPEHSSARAERFLQMCSDDPDYFPPESEEFAIRQLHDINWIVANCSTPANYFHIMRRQIALPFRKPLVLLTPKSLLRHPEAKSPFSEMTDGTEFQRIIPDASVASENPSSVKKLIFCSGRVYYDLIKARRERKLDSDIAISRLEQISPFPYDLIKAECAKYPNAELAWAQEEHKNQGYWTYIEPRFDTAINSTRDLRYVGRATSASSATGSKASHEHELEEFINQAMSLNLILKTDESTGGHDPNHSNYCPDRIIDPCTPMPPDGSKKSCLSFKNIRLINQPSL, from the exons ATGCATCGCGCAAGGACAGCTCTTCAGCTGATCGCTCACCCTGCTGGCCAGCAGAGCTTCGGATCCTGGTTAATCCGGAATCCATCATCGAAG CTTACCAGTGAACTGGTGGCAGCTTCGTCAGTTAAATTGTACAACTCGGCGGCTGCCGAACCTTTCCTCAATGGATCGTCGTCAAACTACATCGACGATATGTACAATGCCTGGCTGCGGGATCCAGCTTCAGTACATGCG TCATGGGATGCATACTTCCGAAACAACTCGTACGAAGCGCCACCATCGCTGGCCCCAGTTCCACGAAATCACGTTCCTGCTTCTCAATACCTTGGCAGTGCTGTACCAGCCCTGGCGGGTGGTACCTCTGCCGTCGGCACCCGCATCGATGACAAACTGATCGATGATCATTTGGCCGTGCAAGCCATCATCCGTAGTTACCAG ATTCGCGGTCATAACATTTCAAAACTAGACCCGCTCGGAATTAGTAACGTGGACCTAGATGATAAGATTCCAACGGAATTACTATACTCGTCCTATCGTTTCG AGGAAGCCGACATGGATCGTGTCTTCAAGCTTCCCAGTACCACCTTTATTGGCGGCAAGGAGAAATTCCTGCCGCTGCGGGAAATCTTGAGCCGTTTGGAGCGGGCCTATTGCAACAAAATCGGTGTCGAGTTCATGTTCATCAACTCGCTAGAACAGTGCAACTGGATCCGCGAACGCGTCGAGACGCCCAACATCATGACCTACACGAACGAAGAGAAGCGACTGCTATTGGCCCGTTTGACGCGAGCCACCGGTTTTGAGGCTTTCCTGGCCAAAAAGTTCTCGTCGGAGAAGCGTTTCGGTCTTGAAGGGTGTGAAATTATGATTCCGGCGATGAAGGAAGTTATCGACGTTTCGACTAGGTTGGGCGTGGAGTCGATCATCATGGGTATGCCCCATCGTGGACGTTTGAACGTGCTAGCCAACGTATGCCGCAAACCGCTGAATCAAATCTTCACCCAGTTTGCCGGTCTGGAGGCCGCTGATGAC GGCTCCGGTGATGTCAAATACCATTTGGGTACGTACATCGAACGTCTGAACCGCGTTACGAACAAGAACATTCGTCTGGCCGTTGTCGCCAATCCGTCCCATTTGGAGGCGGTTGACCCAGTTGTTCAGGGCAAAACCCGTGCCGAACAGTTCTACCGCGGTGACGGCGAGGGTAAGAAGGTCATGTCCATTCTGCTGCACGGTGATGCCGCTTTCTCCGGACAGGGTGTCGTGTACGAAACTATGCATTTGTCGGATTTGCCAGACTACACGACTCACGGTACAATTCACATCGTCGTGAACAACCAGATCGGTTTCACTACCGATCCACGTCACTCGCGTTCCTCGCCCTACTGTACGGACGTGGCCCGCGTCGTAAACGCCCCCATTTTCCACGTCAACTCGGACGACCCGGAAGCTGTGATGCATGTGTGCCGCGTCGCCGCCGAATGGCGAGCCACATTCCACAAGGATGTTATTATCGATTTGGTCAGTTACCGTCGTAACGGCCACAATGAAATTGATGAGCCCATGTTTACCCAACCTCTCATGTACAAAAAGATTCGCGGTATCAAGCCGGTCTTGGATATCTACGCTAATCAGTTGATTGCCGAAGGAGTCGTGTCGTCAGAGGAGGTTAAAAGCGTTAAGGAAAAATACGAGAAGATTTGCGACGAAGCTATGGAACAAGCCAAGGTTGAAACTCACATCAAGTACAAGGATTGGCTCGATTCCCCATGGTCCGGTTTCTTCGAAGGCAAAGATCCCCTGAAGGTTGCACCAACTGGTGTTATTGATGAAACCCTAGTGCACATCGGAAACCGATTCTCTGCTCCACCACCAAATGCCGCTGAATTCGCCATTCACAAGGGTTTGATGCGTGTGATTGCCGCTCGCAAAGAGATGGTTGACAATAAGACCGTTGATTGGGCTCTTGGTGAAGCTATGGCTTTCGGATCACTGTTGAAGGAAGGCATTCATGTGCGTCTCTCAGGGCAAGACGTCGAGCGTGGTACATTCTCACATCGTCACCATGTGCTACATCATCAAACTGTCGATAAGGCTACATACCGTCCCTTGTGCCATTTGTATCCCGATCAGGCCCCTTACACAGTATGCAACAGTTCCCTCTCTGAATTTGGTGTGCTGGGATTCGAGCTCGGCTATTCCATGACCAACCCGAATGCCCTCGTCATCTGGGAAGCACAGTTCGGAGATTTCAACAACACCGCTCAGTGTATTATCGATCAGTTCATCTCCTCAGGCCAGTCGAAGTGGGTTCGACAGAGTGGCTTGGTAATGCTGCTGCCCCACGGAATGGAAGGTATGGGACCAGAGCACTCGTCAGCCCGTGCTGAACGTTTCCTGCAgatgtgctctgatgatccgGACTATTTCCCACCAGAGTCCGAGGAGTTTGCCATTCGCCAGCTGCACGACATCAACTGGATTGTGGCCAACTGCTCCACACCCGCCAACTATTTCCACATCATGCGTCGACAGATTGCACTTCCCTTCCGCAAACCACTGGTGCTGTTGACACCCAAGTCGCTGCTGCGTCATCCGGAAGCTAAGAGTCCGTTCAGTGAAATGACTGATGGAACCGAATTCCAAAG AATCATCCCAGATGCGTCCGTAGCATCGGAGAACCCATCATCCGTGAAGAAACTAATCTTCTGCTCTGGACGTGTATACTATGATCTGATCAAGGCACGCCGAGAGCGCAAACTTGACAGTGACATCGCCATCAGCCGATTGGAACAG ATCTCTCCCTTCCCGTACGATCTGATCAAGGCTGAGTGTGCCAAGTATCCCAACGCAGAACTTGCGTGGGCACAGGAAGAACACAAAAACCAGGGCTACTGGACGTACATTGAACCGAGGTTCGATACCGCAATCAACTCGACCCGCGACCTCAG
- the LOC134209650 gene encoding 2-oxoglutarate dehydrogenase complex component E1-like isoform X2, with protein sequence MHRARTALQLIAHPAGQQSFGSWLIRNPSSKLTSELVAASSVKLYNSAAAEPFLNGSSSNYIDDMYNAWLRDPASVHASWDAYFRNNSYEAPPSLAPVPRNHVPASQYLGSAVPALAGGTSAVGTRIDDKLIDDHLAVQAIIRSYQIRGHNISKLDPLGISNVDLDDKIPTELLYSSYRFDKRIFMSLEADVFQTVLTMIQKEADMDRVFKLPSTTFIGGKEKFLPLREILSRLERAYCNKIGVEFMFINSLEQCNWIRERVETPNIMTYTNEEKRLLLARLTRATGFEAFLAKKFSSEKRFGLEGCEIMIPAMKEVIDVSTRLGVESIIMGMPHRGRLNVLANVCRKPLNQIFTQFAGLEAADDGSGDVKYHLGTYIERLNRVTNKNIRLAVVANPSHLEAVDPVVQGKTRAEQFYRGDGEGKKVMSILLHGDAAFSGQGVVYETMHLSDLPDYTTHGTIHIVVNNQIGFTTDPRHSRSSPYCTDVARVVNAPIFHVNSDDPEAVMHVCRVAAEWRATFHKDVIIDLVSYRRNGHNEIDEPMFTQPLMYKKIRGIKPVLDIYANQLIAEGVVSSEEVKSVKEKYEKICDEAMEQAKVETHIKYKDWLDSPWSGFFEGKDPLKVAPTGVIDETLVHIGNRFSAPPPNAAEFAIHKGLMRVIAARKEMVDNKTVDWALGEAMAFGSLLKEGIHVRLSGQDVERGTFSHRHHVLHHQTVDKATYRPLCHLYPDQAPYTVCNSSLSEFGVLGFELGYSMTNPNALVIWEAQFGDFNNTAQCIIDQFISSGQSKWVRQSGLVMLLPHGMEGMGPEHSSARAERFLQMCSDDPDYFPPESEEFAIRQLHDINWIVANCSTPANYFHIMRRQIALPFRKPLVLLTPKSLLRHPEAKSPFSEMTDGTEFQRIIPDASVASENPSSVKKLIFCSGRVYYDLIKARRERKLDSDIAISRLEQISPFPYDLIKAECAKYPNAELAWAQEEHKNQGYWTYIEPRFDTAINSTRDLSVQDKLVLQKTTQGFNISEGTFNAPTDGTKGRKVKISSRPLSYVGRPCSASTATGSKAQHTKELKNLLDNAMAL encoded by the exons ATGCATCGCGCAAGGACAGCTCTTCAGCTGATCGCTCACCCTGCTGGCCAGCAGAGCTTCGGATCCTGGTTAATCCGGAATCCATCATCGAAG CTTACCAGTGAACTGGTGGCAGCTTCGTCAGTTAAATTGTACAACTCGGCGGCTGCCGAACCTTTCCTCAATGGATCGTCGTCAAACTACATCGACGATATGTACAATGCCTGGCTGCGGGATCCAGCTTCAGTACATGCG TCATGGGATGCATACTTCCGAAACAACTCGTACGAAGCGCCACCATCGCTGGCCCCAGTTCCACGAAATCACGTTCCTGCTTCTCAATACCTTGGCAGTGCTGTACCAGCCCTGGCGGGTGGTACCTCTGCCGTCGGCACCCGCATCGATGACAAACTGATCGATGATCATTTGGCCGTGCAAGCCATCATCCGTAGTTACCAG ATTCGCGGTCATAACATTTCAAAACTAGACCCGCTCGGAATTAGTAACGTGGACCTAGATGATAAGATTCCAACGGAATTACTATACTCGTCCTATCGTTTCG ATAAGCGGATTTTCATGAGCTTAGAGGCTGACGTTTTTCAAACTGTGTTGACAATGATCCAAA AGGAAGCCGACATGGATCGTGTCTTCAAGCTTCCCAGTACCACCTTTATTGGCGGCAAGGAGAAATTCCTGCCGCTGCGGGAAATCTTGAGCCGTTTGGAGCGGGCCTATTGCAACAAAATCGGTGTCGAGTTCATGTTCATCAACTCGCTAGAACAGTGCAACTGGATCCGCGAACGCGTCGAGACGCCCAACATCATGACCTACACGAACGAAGAGAAGCGACTGCTATTGGCCCGTTTGACGCGAGCCACCGGTTTTGAGGCTTTCCTGGCCAAAAAGTTCTCGTCGGAGAAGCGTTTCGGTCTTGAAGGGTGTGAAATTATGATTCCGGCGATGAAGGAAGTTATCGACGTTTCGACTAGGTTGGGCGTGGAGTCGATCATCATGGGTATGCCCCATCGTGGACGTTTGAACGTGCTAGCCAACGTATGCCGCAAACCGCTGAATCAAATCTTCACCCAGTTTGCCGGTCTGGAGGCCGCTGATGAC GGCTCCGGTGATGTCAAATACCATTTGGGTACGTACATCGAACGTCTGAACCGCGTTACGAACAAGAACATTCGTCTGGCCGTTGTCGCCAATCCGTCCCATTTGGAGGCGGTTGACCCAGTTGTTCAGGGCAAAACCCGTGCCGAACAGTTCTACCGCGGTGACGGCGAGGGTAAGAAGGTCATGTCCATTCTGCTGCACGGTGATGCCGCTTTCTCCGGACAGGGTGTCGTGTACGAAACTATGCATTTGTCGGATTTGCCAGACTACACGACTCACGGTACAATTCACATCGTCGTGAACAACCAGATCGGTTTCACTACCGATCCACGTCACTCGCGTTCCTCGCCCTACTGTACGGACGTGGCCCGCGTCGTAAACGCCCCCATTTTCCACGTCAACTCGGACGACCCGGAAGCTGTGATGCATGTGTGCCGCGTCGCCGCCGAATGGCGAGCCACATTCCACAAGGATGTTATTATCGATTTGGTCAGTTACCGTCGTAACGGCCACAATGAAATTGATGAGCCCATGTTTACCCAACCTCTCATGTACAAAAAGATTCGCGGTATCAAGCCGGTCTTGGATATCTACGCTAATCAGTTGATTGCCGAAGGAGTCGTGTCGTCAGAGGAGGTTAAAAGCGTTAAGGAAAAATACGAGAAGATTTGCGACGAAGCTATGGAACAAGCCAAGGTTGAAACTCACATCAAGTACAAGGATTGGCTCGATTCCCCATGGTCCGGTTTCTTCGAAGGCAAAGATCCCCTGAAGGTTGCACCAACTGGTGTTATTGATGAAACCCTAGTGCACATCGGAAACCGATTCTCTGCTCCACCACCAAATGCCGCTGAATTCGCCATTCACAAGGGTTTGATGCGTGTGATTGCCGCTCGCAAAGAGATGGTTGACAATAAGACCGTTGATTGGGCTCTTGGTGAAGCTATGGCTTTCGGATCACTGTTGAAGGAAGGCATTCATGTGCGTCTCTCAGGGCAAGACGTCGAGCGTGGTACATTCTCACATCGTCACCATGTGCTACATCATCAAACTGTCGATAAGGCTACATACCGTCCCTTGTGCCATTTGTATCCCGATCAGGCCCCTTACACAGTATGCAACAGTTCCCTCTCTGAATTTGGTGTGCTGGGATTCGAGCTCGGCTATTCCATGACCAACCCGAATGCCCTCGTCATCTGGGAAGCACAGTTCGGAGATTTCAACAACACCGCTCAGTGTATTATCGATCAGTTCATCTCCTCAGGCCAGTCGAAGTGGGTTCGACAGAGTGGCTTGGTAATGCTGCTGCCCCACGGAATGGAAGGTATGGGACCAGAGCACTCGTCAGCCCGTGCTGAACGTTTCCTGCAgatgtgctctgatgatccgGACTATTTCCCACCAGAGTCCGAGGAGTTTGCCATTCGCCAGCTGCACGACATCAACTGGATTGTGGCCAACTGCTCCACACCCGCCAACTATTTCCACATCATGCGTCGACAGATTGCACTTCCCTTCCGCAAACCACTGGTGCTGTTGACACCCAAGTCGCTGCTGCGTCATCCGGAAGCTAAGAGTCCGTTCAGTGAAATGACTGATGGAACCGAATTCCAAAG AATCATCCCAGATGCGTCCGTAGCATCGGAGAACCCATCATCCGTGAAGAAACTAATCTTCTGCTCTGGACGTGTATACTATGATCTGATCAAGGCACGCCGAGAGCGCAAACTTGACAGTGACATCGCCATCAGCCGATTGGAACAG ATCTCTCCCTTCCCGTACGATCTGATCAAGGCTGAGTGTGCCAAGTATCCCAACGCAGAACTTGCGTGGGCACAGGAAGAACACAAAAACCAGGGCTACTGGACGTACATTGAACCGAGGTTCGATACCGCAATCAACTCGACCCGCGACCTCAG
- the LOC134209650 gene encoding 2-oxoglutarate dehydrogenase complex component E1-like isoform X4, translating into MHRARTALQLIAHPAGQQSFGSWLIRNPSSKLTSELVAASSVKLYNSAAAEPFLNGSSSNYIDDMYNAWLRDPASVHASWDAYFRNNSYEAPPSLAPVPRNHVPASQYLGSAVPALAGGTSAVGTRIDDKLIDDHLAVQAIIRSYQIRGHNISKLDPLGISNVDLDDKIPTELLYSSYRFDKRIFMSLEADVFQTVLTMIQKEADMDRVFKLPSTTFIGGKEKFLPLREILSRLERAYCNKIGVEFMFINSLEQCNWIRERVETPNIMTYTNEEKRLLLARLTRATGFEAFLAKKFSSEKRFGLEGCEIMIPAMKEVIDVSTRLGVESIIMGMPHRGRLNVLANVCRKPLNQIFTQFAGLEAADDGSGDVKYHLGTYIERLNRVTNKNIRLAVVANPSHLEAVDPVVQGKTRAEQFYRGDGEGKKVMSILLHGDAAFSGQGVVYETMHLSDLPDYTTHGTIHIVVNNQIGFTTDPRHSRSSPYCTDVARVVNAPIFHVNSDDPEAVMHVCRVAAEWRATFHKDVIIDLVSYRRNGHNEIDEPMFTQPLMYKKIRGIKPVLDIYANQLIAEGVVSSEEVKSVKEKYEKICDEAMEQAKVETHIKYKDWLDSPWSGFFEGKDPLKVAPTGVIDETLVHIGNRFSAPPPNAAEFAIHKGLMRVIAARKEMVDNKTVDWALGEAMAFGSLLKEGIHVRLSGQDVERGTFSHRHHVLHHQTVDKATYRPLCHLYPDQAPYTVCNSSLSEFGVLGFELGYSMTNPNALVIWEAQFGDFNNTAQCIIDQFISSGQSKWVRQSGLVMLLPHGMEGMGPEHSSARAERFLQMCSDDPDYFPPESEEFAIRQLHDINWIVANCSTPANYFHIMRRQIALPFRKPLVLLTPKSLLRHPEAKSPFSEMTDGTEFQRIIPDASVASENPSSVKKLIFCSGRVYYDLIKARRERKLDSDIAISRLEQISPFPYDLIKAECAKYPNAELAWAQEEHKNQGYWTYIEPRFDTAINSTRDLSDDGDDLVAHTRTQLDTTSGAIAAQSTKTATNTTIRSPSTTATTTSTTAALSSPSSTSSSEPSVARTTITS; encoded by the exons ATGCATCGCGCAAGGACAGCTCTTCAGCTGATCGCTCACCCTGCTGGCCAGCAGAGCTTCGGATCCTGGTTAATCCGGAATCCATCATCGAAG CTTACCAGTGAACTGGTGGCAGCTTCGTCAGTTAAATTGTACAACTCGGCGGCTGCCGAACCTTTCCTCAATGGATCGTCGTCAAACTACATCGACGATATGTACAATGCCTGGCTGCGGGATCCAGCTTCAGTACATGCG TCATGGGATGCATACTTCCGAAACAACTCGTACGAAGCGCCACCATCGCTGGCCCCAGTTCCACGAAATCACGTTCCTGCTTCTCAATACCTTGGCAGTGCTGTACCAGCCCTGGCGGGTGGTACCTCTGCCGTCGGCACCCGCATCGATGACAAACTGATCGATGATCATTTGGCCGTGCAAGCCATCATCCGTAGTTACCAG ATTCGCGGTCATAACATTTCAAAACTAGACCCGCTCGGAATTAGTAACGTGGACCTAGATGATAAGATTCCAACGGAATTACTATACTCGTCCTATCGTTTCG ATAAGCGGATTTTCATGAGCTTAGAGGCTGACGTTTTTCAAACTGTGTTGACAATGATCCAAA AGGAAGCCGACATGGATCGTGTCTTCAAGCTTCCCAGTACCACCTTTATTGGCGGCAAGGAGAAATTCCTGCCGCTGCGGGAAATCTTGAGCCGTTTGGAGCGGGCCTATTGCAACAAAATCGGTGTCGAGTTCATGTTCATCAACTCGCTAGAACAGTGCAACTGGATCCGCGAACGCGTCGAGACGCCCAACATCATGACCTACACGAACGAAGAGAAGCGACTGCTATTGGCCCGTTTGACGCGAGCCACCGGTTTTGAGGCTTTCCTGGCCAAAAAGTTCTCGTCGGAGAAGCGTTTCGGTCTTGAAGGGTGTGAAATTATGATTCCGGCGATGAAGGAAGTTATCGACGTTTCGACTAGGTTGGGCGTGGAGTCGATCATCATGGGTATGCCCCATCGTGGACGTTTGAACGTGCTAGCCAACGTATGCCGCAAACCGCTGAATCAAATCTTCACCCAGTTTGCCGGTCTGGAGGCCGCTGATGAC GGCTCCGGTGATGTCAAATACCATTTGGGTACGTACATCGAACGTCTGAACCGCGTTACGAACAAGAACATTCGTCTGGCCGTTGTCGCCAATCCGTCCCATTTGGAGGCGGTTGACCCAGTTGTTCAGGGCAAAACCCGTGCCGAACAGTTCTACCGCGGTGACGGCGAGGGTAAGAAGGTCATGTCCATTCTGCTGCACGGTGATGCCGCTTTCTCCGGACAGGGTGTCGTGTACGAAACTATGCATTTGTCGGATTTGCCAGACTACACGACTCACGGTACAATTCACATCGTCGTGAACAACCAGATCGGTTTCACTACCGATCCACGTCACTCGCGTTCCTCGCCCTACTGTACGGACGTGGCCCGCGTCGTAAACGCCCCCATTTTCCACGTCAACTCGGACGACCCGGAAGCTGTGATGCATGTGTGCCGCGTCGCCGCCGAATGGCGAGCCACATTCCACAAGGATGTTATTATCGATTTGGTCAGTTACCGTCGTAACGGCCACAATGAAATTGATGAGCCCATGTTTACCCAACCTCTCATGTACAAAAAGATTCGCGGTATCAAGCCGGTCTTGGATATCTACGCTAATCAGTTGATTGCCGAAGGAGTCGTGTCGTCAGAGGAGGTTAAAAGCGTTAAGGAAAAATACGAGAAGATTTGCGACGAAGCTATGGAACAAGCCAAGGTTGAAACTCACATCAAGTACAAGGATTGGCTCGATTCCCCATGGTCCGGTTTCTTCGAAGGCAAAGATCCCCTGAAGGTTGCACCAACTGGTGTTATTGATGAAACCCTAGTGCACATCGGAAACCGATTCTCTGCTCCACCACCAAATGCCGCTGAATTCGCCATTCACAAGGGTTTGATGCGTGTGATTGCCGCTCGCAAAGAGATGGTTGACAATAAGACCGTTGATTGGGCTCTTGGTGAAGCTATGGCTTTCGGATCACTGTTGAAGGAAGGCATTCATGTGCGTCTCTCAGGGCAAGACGTCGAGCGTGGTACATTCTCACATCGTCACCATGTGCTACATCATCAAACTGTCGATAAGGCTACATACCGTCCCTTGTGCCATTTGTATCCCGATCAGGCCCCTTACACAGTATGCAACAGTTCCCTCTCTGAATTTGGTGTGCTGGGATTCGAGCTCGGCTATTCCATGACCAACCCGAATGCCCTCGTCATCTGGGAAGCACAGTTCGGAGATTTCAACAACACCGCTCAGTGTATTATCGATCAGTTCATCTCCTCAGGCCAGTCGAAGTGGGTTCGACAGAGTGGCTTGGTAATGCTGCTGCCCCACGGAATGGAAGGTATGGGACCAGAGCACTCGTCAGCCCGTGCTGAACGTTTCCTGCAgatgtgctctgatgatccgGACTATTTCCCACCAGAGTCCGAGGAGTTTGCCATTCGCCAGCTGCACGACATCAACTGGATTGTGGCCAACTGCTCCACACCCGCCAACTATTTCCACATCATGCGTCGACAGATTGCACTTCCCTTCCGCAAACCACTGGTGCTGTTGACACCCAAGTCGCTGCTGCGTCATCCGGAAGCTAAGAGTCCGTTCAGTGAAATGACTGATGGAACCGAATTCCAAAG AATCATCCCAGATGCGTCCGTAGCATCGGAGAACCCATCATCCGTGAAGAAACTAATCTTCTGCTCTGGACGTGTATACTATGATCTGATCAAGGCACGCCGAGAGCGCAAACTTGACAGTGACATCGCCATCAGCCGATTGGAACAG ATCTCTCCCTTCCCGTACGATCTGATCAAGGCTGAGTGTGCCAAGTATCCCAACGCAGAACTTGCGTGGGCACAGGAAGAACACAAAAACCAGGGCTACTGGACGTACATTGAACCGAGGTTCGATACCGCAATCAACTCGACCCGCGACCTCAG